The following nucleotide sequence is from Diospyros lotus cultivar Yz01 chromosome 3, ASM1463336v1, whole genome shotgun sequence.
aatcaagGAAAAGCTGAAACAGGAAAcagaaaaaaacacaaaaaaaaaaaaaaaatcatagcaGAATAAGCCCAGTGCTGCAGCACCGAACAGAAAAAATCTAAGCAAAACAACACAAAACACCAGGTAAAGGGAAAGGAGACAATAGGAACCTTTCTAATAAGTACTGAACCCTACTTATTTCTCTGTCTTCTTGTTGTAGGATAGATTACAACAAAAAACGCTGTTGGAGGGCAGTAAAAAGATGTCACTGTCCATGTGACACACAGAAGATAAACCAACTGAACATGCATCACAGAGTCtgcaatatatttttaatattttgaaatttagcaCTCCAGAGTAAGCACCATTTACCCCTGGAACACGTTATAGCTACCACCTATGAGGAGCACAAGAAGGGTAGAAAGTTACCGATGCCAAACAAGCTCATCTTTTGGAAGATCAAACGACTGACTTTGGACCTCTTGATGGCTTTTAAAGATAGAACATCGTCCTGCTTCCCTTTAAAGCCCAGAAATTCTCCAAGGAGGTACTTCTTACCTTTGAGCTCCAACCTGCAAGGCATGTgcatctctttattttcttttccaagttACAAATATCCAATGTAGGAAAAAGAAAGGTGCGAGACACTCAGGACTGTATGACAACAAGAACAGAAAACAGATGCCCATATCAGTATCACCAAAAATACCCATAAAACACTTGACTGGGCAACTATTATTCACCAATGAGACTGCAACAGAAAGCACATTTAATACATCCATCTACTCTCCAGACTCTTCAATAACTTCTCACTTATCTTCGCATAACTCCAATTCCTCCATGTTTTTGGTTGTTCTTTTTTGGTAAAATTCTGCAGTTTCCCCGTCTATCTGGTTCCTTTTCTAAATCAACTGCTATAAAGTAATGttaattgacttctaaaagtcacattgataATACAAACCCATgtaaaagaacaatgtggcaacATTTTATGTTTACCCTTCCTGAGGCAACCCTCTAGAGAGGGAATaatgagataaagttccaacaccatttttatatgaaaaagttTAATGAGATGATGGTGAATGAATATACATTTTAGTAGAAAATgtcaacacacacacaccaaaaaaaCAAAGACTGGAATGCTAAAAGAAGAGAGATTTTAAGCACGGACAGAAACAAACCTATCCCATGTCCGGGCTGTGCTGAGGACAAAATTAAGCTTCTGTATTGATTCCTgcatttccttatttccatcCAAAAATGCACCTTAATCCATCCAGAAAACGTACTCTTCACCTCGTTTCAGTTGTATCCACTGTTCAtatgtgacaacctcaggtGGAAAGTAGTCTGAACGAATGGCACTGCTTGAATGGGATGAAAAAGCTTGGTGTAAGTTGCAAACAAGAAGTTAGAATGACAATTACCCCAAATCTGCCATTGATAATATCACTTCTAGCTACATGCAATTGTCATAACATCTACAACCATGTAGGCCATAGTGCATTAAGTAAAAAGGCCATATCTTTTGATTAAGGTCCTGTTTGTGGATGGTGCAATTAAtggttattttcattttttcttgcCTGCACTCTACCCACACAGAAGCAAGTTTGCTATGAAAATTTGCTTTGGCAGTATGCCCATTGCTCATAATCAATCCCATTATAAGATGTAAAGTCAGTGCATCCATTCCATTGGCAATATGCCTATTGCTCAACCAATCAATCATAAGATGTAAAGTCAGTGCAGGGTATACTATCAACAATATTACGTTTAGAAGTAATGATAAAAAGCCATGCAGCAATCTCTAACATTCATGTCAGAAAAAGGTAATAAAAGATGAGAATTCATTCTAGATGTTCACATAACAAGGTTGAGTCCATGACGGTTTGAATCCAATAATTTATCAGGAGAATTGAAGGAAAACAGAAAGCCTTGTTTGACAAGAACAAACATAGTTGGTGTTACTCCCAAAGGAGGAATTTGATACACACCGGAATTTTGGATTGGGGCATATAACTTTGCAGGACAAATATCCTTCTGGAACAGTAGTGTTCCCCCTTCCTTCAATATAGTATTTGAGATTAGCAACTTGTCGTTTAACTTCTGCCACCTGAAATTCATGCACTGTGAGGTAAAAATACTTCAAGGTCTGACAAAACACAATCCTACTTATTTGTCAAACTTTTGACTAAAGTCTTACAGCACAAATGATGGAACCACTGTTAACATGAAGGAAGACAGGCTTCTTGAAAAGCCATAGAAAAGAGTAAGAgaaatactcaagtattcagtTTGTCTAAAGTCAATATCTGAGCTATATAATCTAATCACacattaataattcacaaaaatttatttgtctcCCCCAATAACAGAAGTAATATCTTCCCAAACATACTTCAAATTGAGAATTCATTACAAGTGATACTCATAAAATTCGGTCCACTCCTGGCTCGGCACTCACtgccctaatagttaaaatagaAAAGGTCTACGATTCTAGTCAGCTTGATCACTCATTCATCCCACCAATTAtgatattataaatttgattggGAGGAGGCAAACATGCCTAAATATTTATgctaaaaaatgtttaataaagtttttaaataagtttaaaacTTTTGTGCAtgaattaaagtaaaaaaattggaTAATTTTAAAACCTCAGTGCattaatttaaagtaaaaaattggTTTTGATACTCAGAAACTGAATCCAACctaataatcataaataaaattttgtttgttgtttaattttgttattgtttatgACCCATCATTGCAGATACCAAgctctaaaattatttaatacatctattattatgaaaattcaaaaagtcATTCATATAGAAACAAAGAATGATTTACAAAAGAGATTTTTCCTTTACACAATTTGTCACCAAAAGTTTCTTCAACCGGACTAGGAGAAATACATGTCTCTTCTTATTTAAGGTGATGTctagatttaaataaattctctCACATAATTTCAAATGAAACTTTTGTACGATAAACAAAGGTGTTGTGAAAACTTAAATTGCTTAATCAttgtataaataataaatttcttacATTGTTGCCGATGtaataattaaatcatatgATTAATCAGTCACCATTTTTTGACAGGACtgtttggggtttttttttttttttttggaggggggGGATTGTACATCCAGCCCACTCTCATACTATTCTCCAGTTACTATAGTTCCAAAATTCAACGGCTCTTTTTGCTATGCATGAAGTTTAAAATGGTTAACAGAGAGGGGGATGGAATTGAAATAGTGGAAGAGAGTACTCATTTGGAAGACTCAGGAGACAAAACAGAAATGGAATGTAAAGAAAATATATGGAAAGTATTTCCATCAATTCTCCTCCAAAGCCCATTTTTTGTCTCCCTTGAATTGGGGGAGAATGGATGgaaaactttaattttgtttgctGACATTAACCTTAATAACTtattaaaagttcaaaattgtCCTTGACTTAACAAAACTCTACTTTTTCATGAAGGGGGCATTATTtgtcatttgttatttaatcTCTCTCCACTCCATCCATTCCCATTGCTCTCTCAAACAAGgagaaagtattttaaattacTTTGTATCCCCTACTCCTTCCAAAcaaggagaaaatattttacattccaTTTCACTATTTTCCATTCCACTCCATTACTGACTCTCTCCCAAACAAAGCATAAAACAAAAGTACTTGCAATTAACAAAGCATTTCACTAGAGAAGAATTATGATTCTAGAATAAGACTTGCAACAtaaattttggtatttaatCAACCCGTGCATGCATGACAGAGTTCGGCAGTTAAGTACAAGCCAGAAAACAAAAGTACTCTCACACACTATATGAATTTCATATTCCAactgaatacatcttacttcaACATGTTAGTCACATAAtcatttaaaaacatattatcAATCAGTTGGATGAATTCTAGTTCCGCTGTCCTCTCAACTATATCTACCAACACAAGCCTTCACCCCAGTAGCTTTCAATTGGGTATAAAAAGTCACGTCCCGAGTTAGGTATAGGCAACCATACTGTTGCCTATAGCTTCAATAAAAGGAGCATAAACACGAGCAATAGACATGTATAAAGCATTACACAAACACATCAACATGGAAAATTTTAGATGCAGGACTTGACAGGCAGGCTGGAAAAGTTATAGtttcaaatgaataataattcttaTGACTTTTTCAGATAACAAGTGCACTATTAATTTCATATTAGCTTTTTATTTGCTTTGTCACTTTTTCTAGATACAAACTAAAAGTGAAAATGGATGGGCTTGAGTTTCATCACAACAGCCCACAGATATAGAATTGGCCACAACGGTTATCAGATGATGGTGATCAAAGGCCTAATTTTTGTGGTCAAACTTGGAACCAACCGAAGACATGACTACAGAATCAAGGTTATATCTGCTGATTTGCTGCTCATCCTCTACTCTCCCAGACAAGAAGAAAACATTTTGCATTCAATTCCATTACTGGATCTCTCCTGAACAAAGCCTAAAGGCAGTTTTAAGATTAGACATCCAGAAACCtaaacaagaagaaaacattTTGCATTCAATTCCTCCTAAACAAAGCCTAAAGGCAGATTAAGATTAGACATCCAGAATCCTAAAAATGTTAGAAGAATGGAAAATTAAATCAATGAAAAAGCAGATATTTAAGCCCTAACTTACAGGATCTGGATGATGCTCAGTCTTGTGATTACGCCCACTTTTGGAAACCCAACTTCCATCAGCCTTAACTGAAACAAAACCTGAGAGATTCTGTACAGAAATTACAACTGCTTCTCCGCTACAAGAAATGAAAGCAATGCACCCAGTTATGACCAACACAAGACGTGAAAAACAGAAGATAAAGTTATGAACTTGGATcaggaaaatttgaaaatatcaacTCAAAATGGGCAAAAACAGTCAGGTAACCTCATGAATCACACTGGTGGTTTATTGACTTACGTACCCTTTGGTGAGGAGGACCATATCaatattttgtagttgatgaGTATCAGCATCTGGAATCCGCAGCCCTGTATACACCTTCCCACCATGAAGCTTTTCAAGTCTACAGACAGAAAAATATGAACAAGACCAAGTTTATGAGGAGCACATGTTCTGATAGAgttagaaaagaaaggaaaagaaaacaaaattcagTACAAATTCAGGTAAGGGCAAGTAGTATTGGGATCAACTGAAAGAGCGTTTGCTTTTATTTAGGGCTGCAAATGAGCCAGGCCTACAAAGGCTCAAGTTCATTTGCTTAAATTTCCCATGCTTGAGTTCAGCTCAAAATTGTGATCAAGTTcatttgtttagaattttgttaaGCTCAAGCTTGCCTATTAAACAAGTTTCAAACAAGCCTTTTCATGAGCTCTAGATTTAAAGCTCAGTTTCAGGCTCATTTATGTAAAAAACGTATAAAATTAGTgtatttcaatatatatttaaaatttaaataatgcaaatgatatgtaaaaaagaaaaaagagaaatgtCAATTgcagaaacacacacacacacactttgtTTCGGAATAAGCCTCAAACAAAGCCTATATAAACAAGCCACAAGTGAGCTTACAACCACACACTTAAAGAAGCTTGTTCACGAGTCTAAATGAGCTGAGACTCTCAAGCTCAAGTTCAATTTGTTTACTAATGAAACTGAAAAAAACTcaaccttatttatttaattaaacaacGTCAAATCCAGCCAAGCTTCGAACTGCTCGCAAACGGCTCTGTTCATCTGCGGCCCTCTTTCGTTTATTTGTTTGAACACCCCTGCTGATAATCTAATACTCGCATTTTTACTACACTTGTAAGCTAAATAGAATTGTGACGCATTTTTACTACATTTCTAGTAAGCTAAATAGAATACTAGAATTGTGACGCTTGCTTCTGGTTTGGTCTAGTAAGCAAACACAAGACTATAATTGTAAAAGTTACAATAACGAAACAGGAGAGGATGGCAAAAATACCTTGCGGCAACGGAGAAAAGTGCATCGGAATCAGTGGTCTCAAGATTCTCAACGTCGAGGATGTCGTCgtcgtcgccggagaagaagagCCCGGACAAACAGTAGACAACCAGACCAAAGATTATCTCCAACCACATGGTGCGTTCCGCAAAATCAATCGATCGCCAGCTCTCTCGAATCAATTGAAAATGCCTAGTAAGAGAAACATACACGAATTTGGTTTTTATTCGGAGAGAATAATAATATCTTCCTCATTAAGGATGGTATCGAGTgctagtgtttgttttaacggTTCTTTAAAGTTCATAGACGGAGATaggattattataaattttatcaaatttatctaAGGATTCTTTGCTCAtatgaataattgaaattgcccCCAAAAATGAGTTCCAAACTTATATTAAGGTGATATGATAattcaattataaattaatatatatctatatttaataaaattatctctattaatctcaaaatttcttccaaaattattaaatatcgTCCGAGGGACGGGGTTTGTTGTTTTGGATTGGTGTGTGATCCCACCCCCACCACATTCATGGGATTCACACCCTTTCTTTTAAATTATCCGTGttaagtaattattattttatttatatgtgcaatataataattttgatacattcgatgtataaatatataacaaaaggctaaactcatatttttcttttaaattttacatgaaaaccCTATCACCctcattgaactttaaactTAACTTTTTTAATACATagcatttataatttacaccTATTGACTATTAAATCTAGTTCAAAATAATGCGTTAATTGCATTTGAGATAAgcggcaaaaaaaaaaattgaaggaaaaacataaaaagaattaattaaaccaATTATTCTTTCAACTTTCTCATTCACCTTCAAACATTATCTTTACTCTCACCCGTCTCCTGTCCAACAAAAGAATCAAGTCTCCCAACAACTATGGTTATCGCCATCTCAATTGCTCTTGaccttttctttttggttcGATCGACGACTCATGAATAAcaattaattcaccatttttcttctccaatttgtAATCTATGACTGATCTATCATTCCTCTTTTTCTTCGCTCCAATCGGCAACCCACGATCAATGACTTACCCACCCCTTCCCTTCTCTTTACTCTGATTAGTGACATGTGATAAACTCATTCCTTCCTATCTTTGTTGTTTTGACCAATGAcccataatttatatatataaaaatgtgcatatgcatgtgtgtgcaaatttatatatatatatttatatatcagtTTTTTCACCCAAATATTTGGACAATGTTCATATGTTTAATGGCATATTTATTAAACACTTTTACTAGATAATTGAATAGTTaatatgtgtaaattataaaaattaaatatttaataaatcaaatttaaagtttaagaaaatgataaacttttcatataaatttaagggtaaaaatatgaatttgaggtACAACAAAATATGATTAAGTTAGTAtaacaaaacatattttcaacaCCATAGCATGGTTGCAATTATTATTTTGGTGAAAGAATAAAATTAGGGTATGTTTGGaaggatgaaaaataataaaattaaattgttttatttggCAGACTTTTTCATTACTTTTAATCCTATTATATCTcccaaacaaagaaaacaaatatttaatttcctATCCTTCCTTTTCATtccataaatttataattcatttcattcCATTCTATTACTGAAAATCTCTCCCAAACACAGCCTTATGCCCTCCCCGTCACTGCAATCTGGACAGCACTTTAGCGCAAACCTTTGCCGCGCTGCAAAGAACTTCAAATTCCTTGTACTCAAGGCTCCGCCCGCAGCGGCGAGCTTCTTCCTCGGCGTGGTTCACCAGATCCGCCACCCGCTGGTAGCCACCATTCTTGAGCAGTCTCTTGCTCTGTTCTAGGTCGTCTCTAATGGCGTTCCAGCACTTCTTGGAACACGAATTCTCCCGTTCGCGATGGGAGGAACCGCTGAGGGAAATATCTATCGCCTTTCTGTGCGCCAAGCCGATCGCAACGTCGGCAATGCTCCGGGGGTCGCCGATGGAATTGCTCGTGCTAGGTCTCAGCAGGCGCATGCAGAGACTTCTGTCGGCGGCCCTGGAGCATGCGTACCTGAGACTGACGAACTCGCGGGCCGACGAGGGGCGGACGAGCATGGAAAGCAGTGAGAGAGAAACGAGAATGGAGTAGCTGGCGGAAGAAGCTGCCATTGTCAGTGGTATTGGTCTGGCTCCAGGGTTTAGTTGGTGTGTCTGTCCAAGCTGAAGCTGGGGAGCATTGCTCTAATATGGGTGTGGGAAGTAATTAGGCTGTTTTTTAGGCTTTTAATGATCTGAAACGTTTGTCTGGGAAGGAACACATAATCAATGTTTATGTTGAGCATAAaccttaatttcattttattgttACATAATcatgctttaatttttttattaaatgaatataatatttatttattatttaattttttcattattctctcaaacaaaaacaaataactttcattattattattattattatttttttttatttttttttgtaaagacATAAAAATATCACTTTACTTTACCCAAAAAGTCATGTGGCCAGACTTTCAAATTTACTCGTCAGacgaatttattttaaaaaataaaattattaaatatctcaataaaataagtaagaatacATGTTAATGAGCACGTTTAGCAAAATCCTTGTTTTAGGTGAATACATAAAAATACTCGtatattttatcaaacataATTATGACaccttaaatttttaaaacgtcTTATTAAACATCcttattacaaaaaattaaaactattaatttattattaaataattaaatttataattaaaaactaaaattatatttagttttaaaaaatatttctctttTAAAGAAGTACATATTTTTATACCTTCACCCGAAACCGTATTTTGAACCATACAAAATACGCTCATTAGTTTGTGCTCTTACTTACTTTGTTGagatatacaataattttatttttaaaatattaaaatatttaataaaacattttaaaattttaaaatgcgacgtaacttttttttttaataaagtaaaaacatatttttatacattcatgtttttttatCTCTACTCTCTTAGAGAATGCATACCAAGAGAGAACGGACTTGATGCAACGGAAATGAGAATAAGATTCATGTTAAATGGAGAATGAAATAGTTTATTCCCTCAAATGGTTGAACATACGTGTTCAAATTACATTTTGATAAGttaacaacatatcaaatctGCTCATTGTTTTGCTCCATATCATATACAACAACACTAACATTCTTAAAACTCTCtgcatcaataaaataaatgagtACTCAAAGGGTAACATGACAACTGTTACCTCCTGCATCTTCATCTTGCAATAATATTAACATATGACATCTTCAGGCACTCAGAGACATGGAAACAACCGATGATAGTTTGAATTTGCGCGATTTAGTTGAATTCTGCAGCTGAAACAGCACCTCTGTATTTGATCTAACAGTTACTTCCTTCCAATCGGAAGCAGAAGCCCCTTCATTTCGGTAGTCTCGAGAACAATACAGGACTTGGAGCTTGGAATGGGCTGCATTGGTAACCCCACAGGCAGTTGATTAGAAATATAACAGTTGGTTAAAGCCTTATGATAAAGGATCCTAATAAATACGTATGATGAGATATTTGGGTCATGAACACAAGTCAGTTGAGTCTGAGAATGAAAGCCAATATTAATAGTCCAGGTACCCTTGTGCCTTGCTCAAAGTGGCAGGGCAATTTAGTATTTGATGTGTTGTAGATCATGTGCATTATCTAGTGTTTGAGTAGCATTATTATTAGGATCCGAAAATCATATGAGATAAGAGTCTGAAGAGAGGAGACTCCTGAAGCCGAGTTTTGAGAGTTCTGGCTTATCTTGCTTTTAATGCGTTGTTCCTATTCTTCGTCATTTGCAACTAACGAACAGTATGATAAAGCAATAGATTGACATCTCCATGCCGATCTCTTTCTAAAGCCGTTTCCCTCCTTGTAATTGGCAAAACCTCGTTCTCTATTGCAGTCCCAGTCTTGGCACAAAAGACCCAACCTTCGTTTCACACAATCCTGTGCACATGGCGTACCTACTAAACTAATAGGGCCAAATCTCGGATTGGGCTGGAGTGTCAAAAAGGAACATGGCAAAGGCTGGTAATGTAAATTGGAGCACTATTCAACCTATAGTTCTCAAAAGCAAAAGGTGCAGTGAGGCGCAAAGAGTGCTTAGGGACTAGGCCTCGAGGCACAAGGTGAAGCAAGAGTTTCATGCAGGTGATGCACAtacatactaaaaatatatatataatgcttaTATCATTTTACTTTCAATTTAAAACTATAAAGAGAAAATACtgatatataaaaagaaacagaaaaattagttgaaacaggaaagagagagagaacagttaatattttcaatttaatacttatatataaattagttggaactaaacaaaaaattgaagaaaaattgaaacAGGACAcagaaaaaaaacacacacaaaaaatatagCAGAATAAGACACAGCGCTGCAGCACCGAACAGAAAAATCTAAGCAAAACAACACAAAACACCAGGTAAAGGCCTACTAATTTCTCTTTGTCTTCTTGTTGTAGGATAGATTACAAGTAAAACGCTGTTGGAGGGCAGTAAAAAGATGTCACTGTCCATGTGACGCACAGAAGATAAACCAACTGAACATGCATCACAGACTCtgcaatatatttttaatatttttaaatttagcactCCAGAGTAAGCACCATTTACCCTGGAACATGTTATAGCTACCACGTATGAGAAGGCACAAGAAGGGTAGAAAGTTACCGATGCCAAACATGCTCGTCTTTTGGATGATCAAACGACTGATTTTGGACCTCTTGATGGCTTTTAAAGATAGAACATCATCCTGCTTCCCTTTAAAGTCCAGAAATTCACCAAGGAGGTACTTGTTACCTTTGAGCTCCAACCTGCAAGGCATGTgaatctctttattttcttttccaagttACAAATATccaaaataggaaaaagaaaggTGCAAAATACTCGGGACTGTACAATAACAAGAACAGAAAACAGATGCCCAGATCAGTATCACCGAAAATACCCATAAAACACTTGACTGGGCAACTATTATTCACCAATGAGACTGCAACTGAAAACACATTTAATACATCCATCTACGCTCCACACTCTTCAATAGCTTCTCACTTATCTTCGCACAACCCCAATTACTCCATGTTTTCGTTTGTTCTTTTTGGGTAAAATTCTGCAGTTTCCTCATCTATCTGGTTCTTTTCTAACTCAACTTTACTAGTACTTGCCCGATAAACTTTGATCTCTATCATTCACCTGATTACATGATATCAAAAGGTAAAATCATATATAGCATGGAAGTCTAGCAAATTTTTCACTTTCCTGCCATACAGCAATTGACATAGTCCACcgccttatcctaaccaagttagagtCAGTTGTAATGTTAATTGATTTGTAAAAGTCGCATTGATAATACAAACCTATGTtaaagaacaatgtggcaaaattttatgtttaccCTTCCTGAGGCAACCCTCTAGAAAGGGAATaatgagataaagttccaacaccatTTTCGAAAAAGTTTAATGAGATGATGGTGAATGAAGATACATTTTATGtggaaaatgtcaaaaaaaataaaataatggaatggtaaaaaaagagagattttAAGCAGAGACAGAAACAAACCTATCCCATGTCGGGGCAGTGCTGAGGACAAAATTAAGCTTCTGTATTGATTCCTGCATTTCCTTCTTTCCACCCAAAAATGCACCCTTAATCCATCCAGAAAACGTACTCTTCAGCTCAGGTTTCAGTTGTATCCACTGTTCAtatgtgacaacctcaggtGGAAAGTAGTCTGAACGAATGGCACTGCTTGAATGGGATGAAAAAGCTTGGTGTAAGTGGCAAACAAGAAGTTAGAATGACAATTACCCCAAATCTGACATTGATAATATCACCTACATGCAATTGTCATAACATCTACAACCATGTAGGCCAGAGCGCATTAAGTAAAAAGGCCATATCTTTTGATTAAGGTCCTGTTTGTGGATGGTGCAATTAAAtggttattttcatttttttcctttcctgaACTCTACCCACACAGAAGCAAGTTTGCTATGAAAATTTGCTTTGGCAGTATGCCCGTTGCTCATAATCAATCCCACAATAAGATGTAAAGTCAGTGCATACATTCCATTGGCAATATGCCCATGGCTCATAACCAATCAATCATAAGATGTAAAATCCATGCAGCAATCTCTAACATTCATGTCAGAAAAAGGTAATAAGAGATGAGAATTCATTCTAGAGGTTCACATAACAAGGTTGATTCCATGAAGGTTTGATTCCAGCAAGTTATCAAGAGAATTGAAGGAAAACAGAAAGCCTTGTTTGACCAGAGCAAACATGGTTGGTATTACTCCCAAAGGAAGAATTTGATACACACCGGAAATTTGGATTGGGGCATATAACTTTGCAGGACAAATATCCTTCTGGAACAGTGGTGTTCCCCCTTCCTTCAATATAGTATTTGAGAATAGCAACTTGTCGTTTAACTTCTGCCACCTGAAATTTATGCACTGTGAGGTAAAAATACTTCAAGGTCTGATAAAACACATAATCCTGCTTATTTGTCAAACTTTTGACTAAAGCCTTACAGCACAAATGATGGAACCACTGTTAACATGAAGGGAGACAGGCTTCTGGCAAAGCCATAGAAAAGAGTAAGAgaaatactcaagtattcagcTTGTCTAAAGTAAATATCTGAGCTATATAATCTAATCgtagattaataattcacaaaaattcatttgtCTCCCCCAATAACACAAGTAATATCATCCCAAACATACTTCAAATTGAGAATTCATTACAAGTGATACTCATAAAACTCAGTCCACTCTTGGCTCAGCACTCACTTCCTTaataatcaaaatagaaaaggtCTATGATTTTAGCCAGCTTGATCACTCATTCATCCCACCAAttatgatgttataaatttgattgaaaGGAGGCAAACATGCCCAAATATTTATgctaaaaaatgtttaataaaagttattaaataagtttaaaacTTCTGCGCATgaatttaaagtaaaaaattggGTAATTTTAAAACCTCAGTGCattaatttaaagtaaaaaattggTTTTGATACTCAAGAAACTGAATCCAACctaataatcataaataaaattttgttttttgtttaattttgttattgtttatgACCCATCATTACAGATATCAAgctctaaaattatttaatacatCTATTgttatgaaaattcaaaaagtcATTCATATAGAAACAAAGAATGATTTACAAAAGAGATGTTTCCTTTACACAATTTGTCACCAAAAGTTTCTTTAACTGGACTAGGAGAAATACAtgtctcttctttttttaagGAGATGTCTACGTTTAAATATATTCTCTTACATGATTTCAAATGAAACTTTTGTACAGTAAACAAAGGTGTCGTTA
It contains:
- the LOC127796775 gene encoding uncharacterized protein LOC127796775 isoform X2, which encodes MWLEIIFGLVVYCLSGLFFSGDDDDILDVENLETTDSDALFSVAARLEKLHGGKVYTGLRIPDADTHQLQNIDMVLLTKGGEAVVISVQNLSGFVSVKADGSWVSKSGRNHKTEHHPDPVAEVKRQVANLKYYIEGRGNTTVPEGYLSCKVICPNPKFRAIRSDYFPPEVVTYEQWIQLKPEWKSMFSGWIKDAFLGGKKEKQESVQKLNFVLSTAPTWDRLELKGNKYLLGEFLDFKGKEEDVQSLKAIKRSKVSRLIVQKTSMFVVVHSKLQVLYCSRDYRNEGASASDWKEVTVRSNAEVLFQLQNSTKSRKFKLSSVVSMSLSA
- the LOC127796777 gene encoding uncharacterized protein LOC127796777 isoform X1, encoding MWVEIVCGLVIYKLFRRFFYGDDDILDVETTDSNALFSVAARLEKLYGGKVYTGLRIPDADTGQLQNIDMVLVTKGGEAVVICVQNLSGFFSINADGSWVSTSGHNLKTEHHPDPVAEVKRQVAILKYYIEGRGNTTVPEGYLSCKVICPNPNFRSAIRSDYFPPEVVTYEQWIQLKPELKSTFSGWIKGAFLGGKKEMQESIQKLNFVLSTAPTWDRLELKGNKYLLGEFLDFKGKQDDVLSLKAIKRSKISRLIIQKTSMFGIAHSKLQVLYCSRDYRNEGASASDWKEVTVRSNTEVLFQLQNSTKSRKFKLSSVVSMSLSA
- the LOC127796777 gene encoding uncharacterized protein LOC127796777 isoform X2; its protein translation is MWVEIVCGLVIYKLFRRFFYGDDDILDVETTDSNALFSVAARLEKLYGGKVYTGLRIPDADTGQLQNIDMVLVTKGGEAVVICVQNLSGFFSINADGSWVSTSGHNLKTEHHPDPVAEVKRQVAILKYYIEGRGNTTVPEGYLSCKVICPNPNFRAIRSDYFPPEVVTYEQWIQLKPELKSTFSGWIKGAFLGGKKEMQESIQKLNFVLSTAPTWDRLELKGNKYLLGEFLDFKGKQDDVLSLKAIKRSKISRLIIQKTSMFGIAHSKLQVLYCSRDYRNEGASASDWKEVTVRSNTEVLFQLQNSTKSRKFKLSSVVSMSLSA